In Cyclopterus lumpus isolate fCycLum1 chromosome 5, fCycLum1.pri, whole genome shotgun sequence, the genomic stretch AAAGTGACGAATTTATTGCCGTCCTccatgtgatttctttttttccatttcaggaAGAAATCTTTCATTTGGAGCCGGGCAAAGTGGAATCTGGGAAAGGAAAGTGCTCCTACGACCCGAATCTCAACAGCGTGTCAACTTTGATCAGTGAGTCTCTTCTGGGTTTGGTCACCTGAGGGTGTAGAACATATGGCTTGTTCATCTTTTGTTCCTCGTCCCTTCATACGGACTTCTCTCTGCTTCACATTTAGATTTTTGCCAAAGATTTTTATGGTCTGCCGTTGAAGAAGTCACGTAGTTCAGAGTCCTGTCCATCCTGAGCCTGTTTCCCACAGCGAGCTGCTTCAGCGTAATCATTAATATCCTCAGGAATATGTTTCTGTTTGGGCCGGAGATGCACATTAATATGTGGCTTCAAAACAAAATACTTTATATGTTGGGAAAGCTTTGATCTTCATTGCCATGTGTAAACAGTTTTATTTCCCACAGAGCCGGCGTTTTTTAATAGTCAAACAGTCATGCGCTCGCATAGTTTGCCATTTATATTTACAGACGGGTGACAAATGAAagggggacattttttttttttaggaatgcAGACTCTTCCGAATGAGTCTGATGGGTATAAAAATaatgtggaaaagaaaagaaaaaaaacattcatcgAGTTGAAAGAACGACGCTCGTTTCCCTCTCGGTGGAAAAATCGATGGCGAGGAGCAGCGAAGCAGAAAAAGTCATCGGACCCAAAATATCACGGCTCAGCCGAGCTTATCGCGTGTTGTTGGCGTTACCGAAGGCGGTGTCCTCTGGCCCTCCACCCAAGGGCACTCAGTGAGCCCCAGACCGCGCGGTGGGAGGCGATCTTCGGGGCAGCGGGGTGTAAATCACTGGCGACGCTTTCCCACATTAGCGCCCGTGAGCCGGCTGACCGGTATGGAACCGgtactgtcacccaagatggatTTGTCTCCCACTTCCACCAGTTATCGTCACACGAGGGGGACAGTGTAGTTAGTGTTGATAAGGATTGAGAACCCACGACAACAGAGAATAGCTCGGCTCTCCGCCGCATTAGACATCCCGTCGCCCGCGGACGTTTTAATGACGCCTCATCAATCTTCATGTAGCGCTGATGAGGACCATGACATTGACTGTCATGGTGGCGGGGACAGTGTTTTCTTGTTTCCTCCGGCTCACTCCTTCCCCCGGAGGCCTCTGACAGTCACACCTGCCGCCCGGTGGAGCCCTCAcggcagctggaggagaaacaCCTGACCTTCCTGTGGCTTAACAAGGCCGAGCACATGGATGTGCTCATATTTTACGTCTTTATGGagcgctgtttttttttttggcaaagcttcttttttttaaaacgtgtcCCTTAAATTCTTCGCGGTTTTCCCACAGAAACGTCCTGGAAAAAATGATATAATTTATTTCCAAAGACAAGGGGGATGTTTTCAGCTAACACAATGTGCTACATGAACATATTATGATTACGTTTtaggatatactgtatatatatatattgggatATTTAGCAGCGTATATCAGAGTTTAGAGCTTTGTCCAAACCAAACTTGGTTATTCTTCATCCTCAAATCCATTCTCTTGTAAAAACTGTTTGAATACAACTGTAATCAGGAATCTGTGTATAATACTGAGGCTAACTAGCTCTACCATGCAATATACCAACAATGCTCCAGATTATAATAGTCATCATTTGAAACGTGCTTCTGTTGACCTCTGTGTGAATAAACATTAATGTACCTCCGTTTTCATTGTAAGCTGCGTCATGTGACATTGACATACCAGAATGTGAAGAGCCTGACCGGGTCAGGATTAGTGAGCTTCCATTTTCACctgtaattattaaaaaatggcATCGTCCTTTTCCGGAAACCTTCCTAACAAATTACAGATGCACTATCAGTTCCTTTCTCGGACATTTTAAAggaacattaaatataaataagtagATGAAGACTTTGTCCCCCGTGAACCTTTGCGTTGTGGAAAAAGAGTCCCGAGAAGTCGTTTTGTAAATCTTCATCTCGAAATCAAAAAGTCGAGGGCGTCGGTGCGAAGTCATTTCACTGAactgtttcctttctttctcagATGGTGAACTGTACGCCGGCGTCTATGTTGACTTTATGGGGACGGACTCTGCCATCTTCCGTACGCTGGGGACAAAGACCGCCATGCGAACGGATCAGTACAACTCCAGATGGCTCAACGGTACGCGTCCTCCGGCTTGCGAAGCCTTCCGGCTCCGTATCcaaacggggggggggaaatgaacAAGATGTGTTTAGAATCCCTCACCTAGTGATAAACAGGAAACGCTCCAGAGTTTATGAAAGATTTCAGCCAGATGTTTTCCCCCCCTCCGCCTGAACATCTCACcgcctcttctccccccccccccccccccccctccctcccccacccacaGACCCCACTTTCATTCACGTTCACCTCATCCCCGACAGCGCGGAGAGAAACGACGACAAGCTGTATTTCTTCTTCCGGGAGAAGTCCTCCGAGATGGGCCAGAGTCCCGTGACCCAGTCCCGTATAGGACGCATCTGCCTGGTGTGTACACAGTGAGCAGCGtgtttgtttttggggtgtAAACATAATGAATAGAAGAAAGAATACCCTGCAAcaatatgaaagaaaacaggCCCGGAGGCTCCCGAGGCCAACGAGTGTTTGGCCAACGCTGACATGCTGGAATCCACATGTGTCTTTAACCTTCCTGTCTACAATGCATCCTTCTGTCTGGGGAGGTtgccctctgacctctgaccccgcgATCTTCTGACCTCTTCTCCCCCGGTAGTCCGATAACACTTTAAAGCTTTAAGTGTACATGGTGGCAAATAACTCACTGCCTTTTAAAATGCTCTCTTTTGGAGACTTCCTCCACACAAAAAGCGGAGCGACTGACGCTGTTCACTTATGGATTCCCGTGCATATGTGAGCATTGCGGTCGGGGTGCGTATGAGCTGTTCCTCCCTTGTGATTATTTGAGGGGGTCAGGTGCCCCCCTCTCAGTGGGCTCCGTCGGGCCTCCCGGGTCTTGTCGTTTCCTGCTTTGCCACACATCTGGACACCCTTACTGCCACTCActgcacacagaaatacacTGTACATCCACCCCCTTTAGAGTAGAATCATACAATATACACGCGCCCTCTAAAGACGCTGATTATGGAAGAGGAATCCAAAGCTCATACTGGTCCCAGCTTCTTTCTTACTGGGATAGATTCTGGCCTCGCTCCAtcacacagatggaggagtctgaagaggaggagacggtgTTTACCATCTCGCCGCCCTTCCTCTTCGCTTCCCGGATATacagtatagtgtgtgtgtgtgtgtgtgtgtgtgtgtgtgtgtgtgtctgtgtgtgggtggctCCACCTGGGTTTGTTTGTCAGTAGGGAGGATGTGACTTCAAGTGAGTGACGGAGAAAACTGTGCTCTTCCAAATACAGAATGATGACGGAGGCCACTGCTGTCTGGTCAACAAGTGGAGCACCTTCCTGAAGGCCCGGCTCATCTGCTCGGTGCCGGGCGCCGACGGCATGGAGACGCACTTCGATGAGCTCCGTGAgtacagaagggggggggggggggggggggacagactGAGACTGCGCTGTGGTTCCTTTTTCCCCGTTTTCAGTTGAAGTCACGATCTACGGGTCACTCCGTGTGGGTTTATTCTGCGTGTCATTTGGTAAAATGTCAAATCGCTTTTACGACCGAAACGCATTTATATTCACGGAGGTTTCATGAATGCTCTtatccttgttgttgttgttgttttgtttgttttcttagtCAAGAACTTTTGTCACGAGCTGAGAGAAACTGCATCTCTCCTTCGGGCAGTTAATCATTTTGACAGTATCGAGTGgcgaagagagaaaaaagacaaaagtgaCACGGCTGGATTTATTTTCAGACATATTCATTTTCAGGCTCCTGTCACGTATGATCACATCTGAAAATATTAAGTCGAGAATACTCCGCTCAGACTGCAGGGTCTGTTTCTACTGCAGCACCTGCCAAGAGtgtgcatgcacgcacgcacacacacacacacacacacacacacacacacacacacacacacacacacacacaccacagcccATATGGCAGCCCACTCCCATCCCTCGGCCCATACAGCGTACTGTAATGAGAATGACACACATGCTCCACCGTAGAAGTCTTTTTTCTTTCGAGACGTCttaaacatcttcttttttttttgttggtgtgcGTAGAAGAAGGCGGCGGATCGGATGGCGTAGCAGGAATGTCTGTGAGTGTGAGACTATTAGCCTCTCCAGAGGGAAGCTCTTTCCCCCTTTCTGTCTCGCTGGTTTAAAATAGAGCCAAATAGTGATAGGGGACTGATGCGTGAGACAACTGTTGCTCTTGAACTAATCTCAAGAATGAAAAGTGCCATGcccgtttttttcttctttttttcggtGTCTCTTGATGTCTTGACACATTCATAGCTTTTATCTCAAACTGCCTGCGGTCctaaaaagcttctttttttttttttactggtgacattttatttcatccTGCTatgaaaaaactgaaaaaggGACAGGCTCCAaagaaatgtgttgtgtgtgtgtgtgtgtgtgtgtgtgtgcaacgaAATGATGTGAGAACGGGTCTGAGTGTGAATGGGCCCACTTTGGGGTTCTGCTGGCCAGGTCAGTGTTGACATGGGCGTGCTGTGAAGACTGGCTTTTGTGACGGACTTGGAGAGGCGTCAGTGTTTGGCActgtttggctgtgtgtgtgtgtgtgtgtgtgtgtgtgtactaagcTGGTGAAGGCCCAAGGACAGGCATGACAGGGTGGACATGCCCATAGAGAAGACAGCACATGTCAGTGTTGCAGAGCCAAGGACTCCCGGAGGGGACAGCGCATTTGGAAATGATTGAGTTTCATGCTAATGgcttcagagtgtgtgtgtgcagaggggaTTTTAGGATTTCTCAAGGTCAAATTGGTCTTTAACTAGCACATTGATTGTTTGTCATTGAAGGAATAGTTGGACACTTGGAGAAATGTGTCTAAAGTTCACTCATTTTCACATCATATATGGATTATTTGATCACTGCAAAAATAACCTAAGGACAGTGCTATGCTATCTATTTGACCCCATTTCCTGtatctatgctaagctaactggctgctggcttTGGCTTCATATTGACCGTACGGATAAAGGGTGCATCAATCTTCTCGTCAAACTCTTGGCAAGAACGCTTATAGGCATctttcccaaaatgtaaaacttCTTCTACAGACTACATATGGCAAGTCGTCAGGAGGCAGTGTAGATGCATTACACTGCACAGCCAGTTCAGAAAGATCAGGTAGTCACGCTCCAGTGAATAGATTCATGCAACTTTCTTTAAGAGTTTTAATCAAATTACTCTACAAGTCAGCACTGGGAAGTTTGTTGAAATATCCAGGTGTTGAAGTCCTATGCAGAAAGGCATTATGGTAAAGCACGCCTGAGACCTGGGGAGTTTTTACAGTTGGAATAAAGCCCGATTGGCTCTACCTGAATGACCCACGGTGATTTAAAACACgtgttgaaatgttcttttttttcttcttttttgttttacttgaaGAGACAAGAATGAAAAAAGCTCGTAAAACAAGAAGCTTTAAAACAAGTCAATAATCGATTAAAAGGCAGAGAGCAAGCAGAACATGAAACGGGATGTATGGCAGCTGAGATTTTATTGCCATTCAAACAGGAGAAACGCCGGCCGTGGAATATGGAACCTTTTTCTAGCTGTTATTACCACACAAGGTCCCCCGGAGCGAGTCATCGCCGCCCCGTCACAAACACTTTTATTGCAAAGCACATAGCTCCTTTTTTTCCACGTCTTCATGAAGCCTTGATCTGTTCTTAGCTGCCGTCCGGACGGCTCTATCTTGGCCTCGCCGGTACCTTGTCCGCACGCTCGCACGCTCACGTGTTCTTGCGTGCGGATCGCGTATTTTCTGCCGAACAACAGCTGTATGCCTTGACAAGGATCGTCTGTTGTGTGACACCCGTAGCAGCTCGTCGTGCCGCTTCCATGCTAACCCATGACCGTTCCACCGCTCCGGCTGTGGCAGCTGTGGAGGATggcgtggtggtggtggtggtgtgtgtgtgtgtgtgtgtgtgtgcatgtgtgagtgtatatggGTGTAGCTTCTGAGAAATAAGCACAATGTGCCTGCTATCTCTGAGCTTCATCCTTTTCCTCCAGCAATGAGATCAGGGCTGCAGACAGTCCCCAGAGGAAGGCTTGACTGAGCAGACTCTCTAATGTGGACATGGACCAGAACCCGGCAGCTCAGATTCAAAGGCAATGCTCACTCACTCCATGTATCATTCTATCTGCATAGCAGGCTGACAGATGATTTCTCATGGTGGTCGATATGGTACCGCGAGTGCATAAATCTTTTTTTGCGTGGATcggttctccttctgtttccaCACTTCACACCAGCTCTAATAACCATATTTTTTAGCTTGATCCCTCCGGCTCTCGCTTGTTGACTCTCTCACAAGTCACGTCTTTCCTTGCGCAACTAGGCCGGGAGCGCATTCTCTGTTTCTCACCGACGGCCCTTGTCCTATTGTTGGCGGTGAACGACGCCTATTGGGACATGTATTTAGGTCAGGTACCGAACAGGGGAGAGACTTATCACCCATCACATTTAGCTCCTCTCCTTTGTTGCTATGGACCTCCCTTCAgtatcagcaaaaaaaaaggattctcGTCCAAATGTCAGAGCGTTGGTGATTTGGAGACCTCCAAGAACTGGCTTCGGAGCGTGCGATGCAGATGTCTTTTGGCAGAGAAGAGACGTTTCCGATGAGATGAACTGCGGGGGCAGCAAGAGGACAACCCCTGCACGTTTAAAATGTTCGTCTCCTCGGGCGCAGTCTCAGGTGTTTTCAGCGCTCACCTTTCGAGACTGACGGTAAATAGCGTCGCTCTGTGTCTGacgctgtgattggttgaggtgACGCCAATAAAACCTTCGCCGTGCTAACTTTCCCGAGGCCACGGTTCAGTTTCGATCGCTGTGGTTTTACGCCGACTGTTTCCGTCTTCAGGGTATGAGAACGGCTGGAGGGCTGTTAGAAGGggctcacttttttaaaatttctgtgatgcatatattatattatgcacAAAATGGCCGCGGATGTGATCTATATCTGTGTATTATTGGTTTTCTATTTAATCTTGACTTCAGGTCATGCTTAATTGAGCCGTTAGCATTGGCTGtagagtctacagccatgctaacGGCTCAATAGCAACAACGGCTAACGACCACAATAGCTCATAACAAGACTAacagtctacagccatgctaatGGCTCAATAGCCACAACGGCTAACGGCCACAATAGCTCATAACAAGACTAacagtctacagccatgctaatGGCTCAATAGCCACAACGGCTAACGGCCACAATAGCTCATAACAAGACTAACAGTCTACAGACTGTTAGTCTTGTTATGAGCTATTGTGGCCAAGCTGATGGCATTTAGTCGCCCACGTCCACGCAGATAAGCAGCACAATGCTCACATGACCTTTACTCTTTTGATGCAATTATGGATTTCTGGGACTCTCACAGAAGCATAAAGACATAACAAAAAGATCACACTTTGCTCAGTATCCAAAATCCAGATGGTGGTTTTCCATGTGTTTTCAACAAAGATGAAGTTTCAGCCTCTTTTTGTAGAGCATCAGTCCTTTCTGATGAGGTGTAACCTAAAGGTCTCCTCTGGCTAAGAGAGGGTTGGATTGACTGAAAgctgtgtaaatattagtaaaGAAGTGCTTGTGCTGTGGAGCGTGATGTTTCCTTCACCCGGGTTCTGTTTGCACTGACATGATTTCTCTCGACTCTCTTACAGGAGATGTTTACATCCAGCcaacacaggacacaaagaATCCCGTGATATACGGCGTCTTCTCCGTCTCTGGGTTAGTGTGCTATACCGGATACTGTATATGAACAACACCTGTAACGGGCCTCTGTTataagttgttttttaaatatgttaaacaCTTCCTGACCTTTCTCTGCCCTGACTTTGCGCTCACAGCTCCGTCTTCAAAggctcagcagtgtgtgtctacTCCATGGCTGACATCCGCATGGTCTTCAACGGACCATTCGCCCACAAGGAGGGTCCCAATTACCAGTGGGTGGCCTACTCCGGGAAGATCCCCTACCCCCGACCCGGCACGGTGAGTTTTCACATTCACGCTGACACGTGAATCCCACAGCAATCTGGCATAACAccagttttttttctgctgacaCAGACCTCGAACGGAAGCCATTTGAACCTGTTGCAGGCGTCAGCATCACCAcgtgtgcttttcttttcttctgtgacgatgtcaattattatttttcatggGTTTTTTGAAcgcttctgtctctctttcagtgCCCCGGGGGTACGTTCACCCCGAACATGAAGTCCACGAAGGACTATCCAGATGAAGTGATTAACTTCATGAGGAATCACCCCGCCATGTACAACGCCGTGTACCCGGTACACaagcgccccctggtggttcgGACCAATGTGGACTATGAGTTCACCACCATCACTGTGGACCAAGTGACAGCTGCAGACGGCAACTATGAAGTGCTCTTCTTAGGAACGGGTGGGTGTTTTGTGGCACAATTGATTTTTGTTTGATGGAAACGAGGGGAAAGAgacaaatattatattacattacagctTAGTTaggtttttttccccacatgAAGTCAGTCCGAACACATTACCCTTTGATCAGAGTCAGAAGGATGAATGACAGTGTCAGTGAGAAGCTGAATAATGAAGAAAGAAATCCCATGTAAGTGGAGGCCTTGTCTCCCCTGCAATCATTTATCATGACAAGAAAAGCATTCTTTCCCTTTTGTGCTCAAGTGGAAATGGAACCAATCAAAGGGTTTGTAGCTCACTCTCTTCATGTGAAGTAAACAACAGGAGATCTGTACCTGGAGGGCAGGGGTGGAtcagcaagggggggggggggggggggggggggggagaaacagggggtaaggagaggagaaggaggggtgggggggggagtacaGTTAGGACATCCATCACCCTCATCTCGCTCGCTGGTGTAAGATAcattatctgtctgtctctctgcaagGCCTTGAACCTTTAATAAGGCCCCAGTGTGTCGGCAGCAGCCACCACACAGGATGCAGCCCTCACGTGTTGCACTCGACGCCCTTTGTTCGTCCTCATGGGGAGGAGGGCGCTGGGGTTTGTGTGCCGCGGGAGGGCCGCCGTAGAGGAATGTCTGTCCTTTCAGCCGCTGTCAGAGGCAGCCATTCAGCTCAATGCAGAAGTCATAATAAATCTCAGAGGAATGCCGAAATCAAACATGCCAGGGAGGGGCCAGGGGGATGTCTTACGGCATCCAGATGAACGGCTCAAGGCGAGGGGGGGGCGGAGGATGACAGAAGGGGTTCGTCATAGTGGCGGCGGTGAATAACGCTAAGTGGAACGGAGCCTCGTCGTCATTGAGTAAAAAGGTTAaatcggagagagagagagagccacgTCACGGAGGTGAAGAGTACAGTGGAGCCTGTTGATAGGTGGATTATCCCCTTGTTGGAGGCCGCTGAGAGAATCCGATGGGGCAGCCGAGGGGCTGTTGACAGGCGGAGGGGTTGTGAGGTTGCGGGTATGAGGCTGACGGGTGTACGTTGTGGTCCACAGACAAGGGAACAGTACAGAAAGTCATCGTTCTGCCCAGAGATGACCTGCAGACGGAGGAGCTGGTCCTTGAGGAGGTAGAGGTTTTCAAGGTGAGCTTCCAGACCTCCGCACTTCTATCCCTTCTTTCGACAATGCATCACACGGCCTTCTTTGCACAACCCATCTTTGTTTTCAAACTCACACCTTCCCCCTTTTGTCACGAGTCTCTTGTCCTTCCTGGTCGTCTGCATTTTGCTTATTGCTCTCTCCATACATATCTGTCGACGTCCTCACGCTGTGCTCTTTTCTCCATCAAGGTCCCGACTCCAATTACGACGATGAAGATCTCATCCAAAAGAGTAAGCGTGATTGTCTTAACCTTTTGCTCAcgcagagagaaaagaaaccgTCTTCCAAAGAAAGGTCAACATGTGCAGCTGTGCTTCAGCGTCGCTTCCCGTCATAATTCATAGTAAAGCTGCCCGAGGGAGACAATGAAGAGAGGCATATGGGAAAGACGCTTTCAGGGTGTCTTGTTATCTTTCAGCGTGATTAAAATACGCGGCCTCGACTGCATGCTGTGACATCGTTCCTCAGACGGAGAGGTCGTGTTTCACACGGCGTGCCAGAGCGCCAGATTCCTAACCGCTGATCGTAGAGTTACGATGGCAACCCGATAGATATGAGCTGAATATTCTCCCAGGTTTACAGGTTTACACGTACTGCATGACATCCATCTGGGTCTGTGAACGTCTTTGTGTGGGAGCGAAAAATAATGGCCAAAAAGATTGTAATCTCATGAGCCACTGAAATCTATATTTTTAAGGTTTCACAAATGCAGAAGAAAGGGAGCTTCTTGAATTATCGCAATTACATATAGTTTTtgaatttaaaatacatatgtCGCGTGGAAATAAAGATTCTGCACAACTTGCAAACTGACTTCTTGAAAGTTTCGATAAGGACCGTCATTTGCCGTCATTGGGCTCTGGTTGCCAGCCGTCCTTCCCGTGTCCTTCTTGTCTCGCGTCTAACGCCGTGTTCTCCGTCCTCCTCTCAACAGCAACAGCTGTACGTGTCCTCTGCCACCGGGCTGACCCAGCTGGCCCTCCACCGGTGTGACGTGTACGGCGAGGCCTGCGCCGACTGCTGTCTGGCCAGAGACCCTTACTGCGCCTGGGACGGCAAGTCCTGCTCGCGGTACTCCGCCTCGCAGAAGAGGTGAGCGCCGACTCGCCGTGAGCCACGCCGACCTCACCGCTAACCGCTGACTCAATCGGCTCGTTGGATGACGTGTTTTAAAATTGCACATAGTCTATGGGTAAAGTGTGGTTTAATAAATCATGCACTCGTGGTATTTTTACAAGTGTGACCGGCGAGCGATGTAAATGCACGGGCTTGTCATGACGTAATTGGCCGGCGGTTTAAACGGGACGCTTTAATGGCCGCTTGTACTGTCGAATGGCTTCGGATGGCTTTGCGGTGgctttatgttgtttttttctctctcctcattcGGCAACACTGGTCTGACCCCTTTAGACGTAGCCGGCGGCAGGACGTCAAGTACGGGAACCCCATCCGCCAATGCCGAGGCTTCAACTCTAACAGTGAGACCACCTTTTTATTCTACAGTTTTCTTCCCGTTGCTTCTAATTGTTTATTAATAACGACACGTcctattactgctgctgctgtaatgACCATGTTCTGGCAGCTTCATGGTAATCGGTGACAGGACTTCGATTCGCCACAACTGATGTTCTGGTTGTAAGGAGCTCATGGTAATGAGTGTTTTGGTTGCTATGGAAATGAAATCCCACCCcttactccctctctctctgcccccaccccccccccgcagCCAATAAGAACACTCTGGAGATGGTGCAGTACGGGGTGGAGGGGAGCAGCACCTTCCTGGAGTGTCAGGCCCGCTCTCCACACGCTCTCCTCAAATGGCATCTGCAGAGAGATAACAGCGACCGCAGGAAAGAGGTGACGCCttggggttgtttttttacaccaaAGAGTTATGGAAGTGTCGTTTTACTCAAATTCGTATATATATTCATGCAATGAGAAGCACAATATAAACCCTCCTGAGCATTTCCACGGATGAACGGGACAAATGTTGGAGGGTTTTCCATCGGGCGGCGCCCGGCATTTCATTTCAGTTGAGATTGATGAGGTGGAGATTTAAAACGCAGTACGACACATTTGAGAAATGACCCCGGTGTCATTCTTCTTCTGATTCCCTGTTAACGAGATTAAGCGATTCAGGCTCTGATTGGACGACTGTCCTCGGGCCCAAGGGAAGGACACATATAGCCCTCTGCTTCGATCTATATCCCCGAGGCACTAGTTAAAGTTTTATTGTGACGCCGCGTAGTGGTGCCGCCTCTCTTTTATTGACCATTCTGGTGGATGGGCTCTATTCCCACAGGCAGGGCCGACTTAGCCGCTGCCTTGCTCTTCTGATTCTGAGCGGGTCCTTATCAGCTTCCTCGGTGTGGAGAGAGAGTGAATCCTCGAGTTACAGTTTGATCCCATTGAAATCTATAGTTTTGCTTAAGGATATTAATCCACCAGACTGACTGAGAAAGTAGGGATGTAACCAAATACCTTATGTTAAGTCTTTGTAGGAGTatccccacccctccccttcACTGACTTTTCCCTTGATAGACTCACTTTTGGACACTCCCCATCCGTAGTGCTCACTCAGATTTAAACCCAGAGACGTCATGTACATGCACAGGTGTCAAGATCTGAGATGTCCTGTTAGGATGGACGCTCCGTATAACTTCTGATCTCGATAGTCAAAAAGAAGGTGCAGACGGTTTTAAGTTCAATACTCATtcacaaaacacttttttaaaatcagtttttaCTCGCTGTTATTCATCTCATGATCAATATTGAAGCCAGGCAGCATGACAATAGGTACGCTGAAGTTAGGGAATCAATGTGTCAACAGTGTAATACAAATGATGctttattatttgattaatttaggTGCATGGTTATAAACTTTaacctgtgtgttttgttactgcgcacatatatttatatatatatgcattattAGTAGGATAAACCATTCAACACAGAAAATTAAACAATATAGATGTTTAACAACTCTCTGCTCAGCCTCACCCACTTCCAGCATAAAtccatacaaatacaaatacagatctGTGTGTCACTGTACCCATGGTGCACAGGAGACTTTACCCAACTTTAGCCATGGTGCACAGGAGACTTTACCCAACTTTACCCATGGTGCACAGGAGACTTTACCCAACTTTAGCCATGGTGCACAGGAGACTTTACCCAACTTTACCCATGGTGCACAGGAGACTTTACCCAACTTTAGCCATGGTGCACAGGAGACTTTACCCAACTTTACCCATGGTGCACAGGTGACTTTACCCAACTTTAGCCATGGTGCACAGGAGACTTTACCCAACTTTAGCCATGGTGCACAGGAGACTTTACCCAACTTTAGCCATGGTGCACAGGAGACTTTACCCAACTTTAGCCATGGTGCACAGGAGACTTTACCCAACTTTAGCCATGGTGCACAGGTGACTTTACCCAACTTTAGCCATGGTGCACAGGTGACTTTACCCAACTTTAGCCATGGTGCACAGGTGACTTTACCCAACTTTAGCCATGGTGCACAGGAGACTTTACCCAACTTTAGCCATGGTGCACAGGAGACTTTACCCAACTTTAGCCATGGTGCACAGGTGACTTTACCCAACTTTACCCATGGTGCACAGGAGACTTTACCCAACTT encodes the following:
- the LOC117731342 gene encoding semaphorin-3F-like isoform X1: MDEDHDRMYVGSKDHILSLDLHDINKEPHIIHWPVSERRRMECLVSGKDANEECANFIRLVEPWNRTQLYICGTGAYNPVCTFVNRGRKPQTSMYLQMAQARGRASRAAESIAVHETLGLKEEIFHLEPGKVESGKGKCSYDPNLNSVSTLINGELYAGVYVDFMGTDSAIFRTLGTKTAMRTDQYNSRWLNDPTFIHVHLIPDSAERNDDKLYFFFREKSSEMGQSPVTQSRIGRICLNDDGGHCCLVNKWSTFLKARLICSVPGADGMETHFDELRDVYIQPTQDTKNPVIYGVFSVSGSVFKGSAVCVYSMADIRMVFNGPFAHKEGPNYQWVAYSGKIPYPRPGTCPGGTFTPNMKSTKDYPDEVINFMRNHPAMYNAVYPVHKRPLVVRTNVDYEFTTITVDQVTAADGNYEVLFLGTDKGTVQKVIVLPRDDLQTEELVLEEVEVFKVPTPITTMKISSKRQQLYVSSATGLTQLALHRCDVYGEACADCCLARDPYCAWDGKSCSRYSASQKRSDPFRRSRRQDVKYGNPIRQCRGFNSNTNKNTLEMVQYGVEGSSTFLECQARSPHALLKWHLQRDNSDRRKEMRSDGRILKTEQGLLLRSLQPSDSGMYQCTATEKNFKHTLVKLQLVVLSSRAVNNVLVEGGGGLALSSAHSSSTQWTPSTGQYKDLLTILSQPEMSLINQYCQDYWQFGDPLLGALKAKDLKELKEQKKPRNRRHHGEGEEEEEEEEEVET
- the LOC117731342 gene encoding semaphorin-3F-like isoform X3, with the protein product MDEDHDRMYVGSKDHILSLDLHDINKEPHIIHWPVSERRRMECLVSGKDANEECANFIRLVEPWNRTQLYICGTGAYNPVCTFVNRGRKPQEEIFHLEPGKVESGKGKCSYDPNLNSVSTLINGELYAGVYVDFMGTDSAIFRTLGTKTAMRTDQYNSRWLNDPTFIHVHLIPDSAERNDDKLYFFFREKSSEMGQSPVTQSRIGRICLNDDGGHCCLVNKWSTFLKARLICSVPGADGMETHFDELRDVYIQPTQDTKNPVIYGVFSVSGSVFKGSAVCVYSMADIRMVFNGPFAHKEGPNYQWVAYSGKIPYPRPGTCPGGTFTPNMKSTKDYPDEVINFMRNHPAMYNAVYPVHKRPLVVRTNVDYEFTTITVDQVTAADGNYEVLFLGTDKGTVQKVIVLPRDDLQTEELVLEEVEVFKVPTPITTMKISSKRQQLYVSSATGLTQLALHRCDVYGEACADCCLARDPYCAWDGKSCSRYSASQKRSDPFRRSRRQDVKYGNPIRQCRGFNSNTNKNTLEMVQYGVEGSSTFLECQARSPHALLKWHLQRDNSDRRKEMRSDGRILKTEQGLLLRSLQPSDSGMYQCTATEKNFKHTLVKLQLVVLSSRAVNNVLVEGGGGLALSSAHSSSTQWTPSTGQYKDLLTILSQPEMSLINQYCQDYWQFGDPLLGALKAKDLKELKEQKKPRNRRHHGEGEEEEEEEEEVET
- the LOC117731342 gene encoding semaphorin-3F-like isoform X2; the encoded protein is MDEDHDRMYVGSKDHILSLDLHDINKEPHIIHWPVSERRRMECLVSGKDANEECANFIRLVEPWNRTQLYICGTGAYNPVCTFVNRGRKPQTSMYLQMAQARGRASRAAESIAVHETLGLKEEIFHLEPGKVESGKGKCSYDPNLNSVSTLINGELYAGVYVDFMGTDSAIFRTLGTKTAMRTDQYNSRWLNDPTFIHVHLIPDSAERNDDKLYFFFREKSSEMGQSPVTQSRIGRICLNDDGGHCCLVNKWSTFLKARLICSVPGADGMETHFDELRDVYIQPTQDTKNPVIYGVFSVSGSVFKGSAVCVYSMADIRMVFNGPFAHKEGPNYQWVAYSGKIPYPRPGTCPGGTFTPNMKSTKDYPDEVINFMRNHPAMYNAVYPVHKRPLVVRTNVDYEFTTITVDQVTAADGNYEVLFLGTDKGTVQKVIVLPRDDLQTEELVLEEVEVFKVPTPITTMKISSKRQQLYVSSATGLTQLALHRCDVYGEACADCCLARDPYCAWDGKSCSRYSASQKRRSRRQDVKYGNPIRQCRGFNSNTNKNTLEMVQYGVEGSSTFLECQARSPHALLKWHLQRDNSDRRKEMRSDGRILKTEQGLLLRSLQPSDSGMYQCTATEKNFKHTLVKLQLVVLSSRAVNNVLVEGGGGLALSSAHSSSTQWTPSTGQYKDLLTILSQPEMSLINQYCQDYWQFGDPLLGALKAKDLKELKEQKKPRNRRHHGEGEEEEEEEEEVET